The following coding sequences lie in one Oceanicola sp. 502str15 genomic window:
- a CDS encoding glucokinase → MTHTALIADIGGTNTRLALAHGPELDAGSIMRFRNAEFADFEAVVAGYLPRVGTPQISGACVAAAGPVVDGVAELTNIDWVLDIPTIARAAGTDEVALLNDLQAPGHAIGRLAPEGLETILPAAAPPAPGATGLVVNVGTGFNAVPVHSTPTGRLVPASESGHVNLPIRTEADLRLSHYVDDSHGFPAVEEVLSGRGLENVYRWHCAETGAAPELRGSEIIAAAEAGRSPQAGAAVQTFLRFLGTVTGNLALEHLPFGGIYLVGGVATGLGALLKTGTFAAGFRDKGRFAGFMEDFPVTLVRDDRAPLIGCANHLHERRTA, encoded by the coding sequence ATGACCCACACCGCCTTGATCGCCGATATCGGCGGCACCAACACCCGGCTCGCGCTGGCCCATGGCCCCGAGCTCGATGCAGGCTCGATCATGCGGTTCCGCAATGCCGAGTTCGCCGATTTCGAGGCCGTGGTCGCGGGCTACCTGCCCCGGGTCGGCACGCCGCAGATCTCGGGGGCCTGCGTGGCGGCGGCCGGGCCCGTGGTCGATGGCGTGGCCGAGCTGACCAATATCGACTGGGTGCTCGACATTCCCACCATCGCGCGGGCCGCGGGCACCGACGAGGTCGCCCTGCTCAACGATCTCCAGGCCCCCGGCCACGCCATCGGCCGCCTCGCACCCGAAGGGCTCGAAACCATCCTCCCCGCCGCCGCGCCCCCCGCGCCCGGGGCCACCGGCCTCGTGGTCAATGTCGGCACCGGCTTCAACGCCGTGCCGGTCCATTCCACCCCCACCGGCCGCCTCGTGCCCGCCTCCGAGAGCGGCCACGTCAACCTGCCGATCCGCACCGAGGCCGACCTGCGCCTGAGCCATTACGTTGATGACAGCCACGGCTTTCCGGCGGTCGAAGAGGTGCTGTCGGGTCGCGGTCTGGAGAACGTCTATCGCTGGCACTGCGCCGAAACCGGAGCCGCGCCCGAGCTGCGCGGCAGCGAGATCATCGCCGCGGCCGAGGCAGGCCGCAGCCCGCAGGCCGGGGCCGCGGTGCAGACCTTCCTGCGCTTTCTGGGCACCGTGACGGGCAACCTCGCGCTCGAGCATCTGCCCTTCGGCGGCATCTACCTCGTCGGCGGCGTCGCCACCGGGCTTGGCGCGCTGCTGAAGACCGGCACCTTCGCCGCCGGGTTCCGCGACAAGGGCCGCTTTGCCGGGTTCATGGAGGATTTTCCCGTCACGCTGGTGCGCGATGACCGCGCCCCCCTGATCGGCTGCGCCAACCACCTGCACGAGCGCCGCACCGCCTGA